One uncultured Alphaproteobacteria bacterium genomic region harbors:
- a CDS encoding conserved exported hypothetical protein (Evidence 4 : Homologs of previously reported genes of unknown function) → MRDLKNNISVVASLLPAARTASANGTSADLNGFGSAVAVVEFGTRTDGTHTPALEESDDGTTFTAAAASDLLGSFTACSSASTDEVVQRVGYIGSKRYIRVAMTVASATSGALSSAVIVLGHPDFAPVA, encoded by the coding sequence ATGCGTGACCTGAAGAACAACATCAGCGTGGTGGCGTCGCTCCTGCCCGCCGCCCGCACCGCCTCCGCCAACGGCACCAGCGCCGACCTGAACGGCTTCGGCTCCGCCGTTGCGGTGGTCGAGTTCGGCACCCGCACGGACGGCACCCACACCCCGGCCCTCGAAGAGAGCGACGACGGTACGACCTTCACCGCCGCTGCCGCCTCCGACCTGCTGGGCAGCTTCACCGCCTGTTCTTCGGCCTCGACCGATGAGGTGGTGCAGCGCGTCGGTTACATCGGCAGCAAGCGATACATCCGCGTCGCAATGACGGTTGCCTCGGCGACCAGTGGCGCTCTGTCGTCTGCCGTCATCGTCCTGGGGCACCCCGACTTCGCCCCCGTGGCGTAA
- a CDS encoding hypothetical protein (Evidence 5 : No homology to any previously reported sequences), producing MANRDEIVSLIIRSVGTEDLARLMKVLEATGLSADQAKTAIDKLAVSQTQATRTVDRYSEATRYLEKANERAERVLSGMSAAEQRLAKDMQRTAAIRDAGGKNAQLANAVYAKQEKQMEALRAKVRTASNGHVDLAQSTKLSAFQMQQLSYQINDVVGGLITGQRPLQILAQQGPQISQVFGGWSTTLKGIFSPTGLMVAGVAASTLAFAGLIAKAVTLEKELRSLNAAGIAFGNRGLDAATLQRMSFNMSAGSSFTRSESVAALTQLQRSNALPSGVSAQIARIAPTMADASGGAASLTDSVKNLTDAFGKGYAGVQDLDRVYNFLTPQQRDHIRSLYNSRDAIGGWNEAMQLLLPQMQEAADKVKGPLNESLKDLSNNINEFTKALATSPYVQYLIDASAQLAKGGADLITGKSSGDAFVARGGLMYGLSGAATGGMAGAPLGPFGVAGGAIIGGVAGTFAGQSYSNWLLANGEAGKVPSAGGLIPWPETATGTPAALTGTGNGGTVEQKDASDLIATYRQQIAAASALTDAERERLEIIAAANKQYGAPNQAALWQAYVNGETGLRTAARMNPLNREALNDNRLLGYQEDLANAALQGPAARQAMQDYIDVRRKFEDQGLTASGSTYDMLLADKMRARELSNKDATYTGIASQQQELSLIQAKIGMVGKSTEAQNAELAVLQAKLEMERRYGSTVSEDAQKYIDNARAIADANAQLQQQQAIIGEIGAFGDQVFSRIGSTMTEMAMNGTSALEALRNIGGAVASELYQEFAKLAFINPIKNALGISGAAALPTLGTVASHLFGFADGGRITGPGGPRSDSILATVSNGEYVVNADATSRYLPLLEAINENRIRAFADGGMVSTVAAPKIASVAPGGGSTFNSTVNVSVNSSGGSAAQNSALADQVGAAVKRELQGFVIETMRDQQRPGGTLYGRLTA from the coding sequence ATGGCGAACCGCGACGAAATCGTAAGCCTCATCATCCGCAGCGTCGGCACTGAAGACTTGGCCCGGCTGATGAAGGTGCTTGAGGCGACCGGGCTGAGTGCCGATCAGGCGAAGACGGCCATCGACAAGCTGGCGGTTTCGCAGACGCAGGCGACGCGGACCGTAGACCGGTATTCCGAAGCGACCCGCTATCTTGAGAAGGCCAACGAGCGCGCCGAGCGCGTGCTATCCGGTATGTCTGCGGCGGAGCAGCGCCTTGCGAAGGATATGCAGCGAACCGCCGCGATCCGCGATGCGGGCGGCAAGAACGCGCAGCTCGCCAACGCGGTTTACGCGAAGCAGGAAAAGCAAATGGAAGCCCTGCGCGCGAAGGTGCGGACGGCCTCCAATGGTCATGTGGACTTGGCGCAGAGCACCAAGCTGTCCGCGTTCCAGATGCAGCAGCTTTCTTACCAGATCAACGATGTGGTGGGCGGGCTCATCACCGGGCAGCGCCCTTTGCAGATTCTGGCGCAGCAAGGCCCGCAGATTTCTCAGGTTTTCGGTGGGTGGAGCACGACACTTAAGGGCATCTTCTCGCCGACTGGCCTTATGGTCGCGGGTGTCGCGGCTTCGACCCTGGCATTCGCCGGACTGATCGCCAAGGCGGTCACGCTGGAAAAGGAACTGCGAAGCCTCAACGCAGCGGGGATCGCGTTCGGCAATCGCGGCTTGGACGCGGCGACGCTTCAACGCATGTCGTTCAACATGTCGGCGGGATCGAGCTTCACCCGCTCCGAATCCGTCGCGGCTCTGACGCAGTTGCAGCGATCCAACGCCTTGCCGAGCGGGGTTTCCGCGCAGATCGCGCGCATTGCCCCGACGATGGCCGACGCTTCCGGGGGCGCTGCCTCCCTGACCGATTCCGTGAAGAACCTGACCGACGCCTTCGGCAAGGGCTACGCGGGCGTGCAGGACCTGGATCGCGTCTACAACTTCCTGACCCCGCAGCAGCGCGACCACATCCGCAGCCTCTACAACAGCCGCGACGCCATCGGCGGGTGGAACGAGGCGATGCAACTCCTCCTGCCGCAGATGCAGGAAGCCGCCGACAAGGTTAAGGGGCCGCTGAACGAATCCCTAAAAGACCTGTCCAACAACATCAACGAGTTCACCAAGGCGCTGGCGACCTCGCCGTATGTCCAATATCTGATCGACGCCTCGGCTCAGCTTGCGAAGGGCGGAGCGGACCTCATCACCGGAAAAAGCTCCGGGGACGCTTTCGTGGCGCGCGGGGGCCTCATGTACGGCCTTTCGGGCGCTGCAACCGGCGGCATGGCGGGTGCGCCCCTGGGGCCGTTCGGCGTCGCGGGTGGTGCCATTATCGGAGGCGTCGCCGGAACGTTCGCCGGGCAGTCCTACAGCAATTGGCTCCTGGCGAACGGTGAAGCTGGAAAGGTGCCGTCTGCGGGTGGCCTGATCCCCTGGCCGGAAACCGCAACCGGCACGCCTGCGGCGCTCACCGGCACCGGCAACGGCGGCACTGTAGAGCAGAAGGACGCGAGCGACCTGATCGCGACCTATCGCCAGCAGATCGCGGCCGCAAGCGCCCTGACCGACGCTGAACGCGAGCGGTTGGAGATCATCGCAGCGGCCAACAAGCAGTACGGCGCACCCAATCAGGCGGCGCTCTGGCAAGCGTACGTCAACGGCGAAACCGGCCTGCGGACGGCGGCGCGTATGAACCCGCTGAACCGCGAGGCGCTGAACGACAACCGGCTGCTTGGCTATCAGGAAGACCTCGCCAACGCCGCATTGCAGGGGCCTGCCGCACGGCAGGCGATGCAGGACTACATCGACGTTCGCCGCAAGTTCGAGGACCAGGGCCTTACCGCCTCCGGCTCGACCTACGACATGCTCCTCGCCGACAAGATGCGGGCGCGGGAACTCTCGAACAAGGACGCCACCTACACCGGGATCGCCAGTCAGCAGCAAGAGCTTTCGCTGATCCAGGCGAAAATCGGCATGGTCGGCAAGTCCACCGAGGCGCAGAACGCCGAGCTTGCGGTTCTTCAGGCGAAGTTGGAGATGGAGCGCCGGTACGGTTCGACCGTCTCGGAGGACGCTCAGAAGTACATCGACAACGCCCGCGCGATCGCCGACGCGAACGCACAGCTTCAGCAGCAGCAGGCGATTATCGGCGAGATCGGCGCGTTCGGCGATCAGGTGTTCAGCCGTATCGGCTCGACCATGACCGAGATGGCGATGAACGGCACCTCGGCACTGGAAGCCCTCCGCAACATCGGCGGCGCGGTGGCCTCGGAGCTTTACCAGGAATTCGCCAAGCTCGCCTTCATCAACCCGATCAAGAACGCGCTCGGCATCAGCGGCGCAGCAGCTCTGCCCACGCTTGGAACCGTCGCCTCCCACCTGTTCGGTTTCGCGGACGGCGGGCGCATCACCGGCCCCGGAGGCCCGCGTTCGGACTCGATCCTGGCGACTGTCTCCAACGGGGAATACGTGGTGAACGCGGACGCGACCTCCCGCTATCTGCCGCTCTTGGAGGCGATCAACGAGAACCGCATCCGCGCCTTCGCGGACGGCGGCATGGTGTCCACCGTGGCCGCGCCGAAGATCGCCAGCGTGGCCCCTGGGGGCGGCTCGACGTTCAACTCGACCGTCAACGTGTCCGTGAATTCCTCCGGCGGCTCGGCCGCTCAGAACAGTGCCCTCGCCGATCAGGTTGGCGCGGCGGTGAAGCGCGAGCTTCAGGGGTTCGTCATCGAAACCATGCGCGACCAGCAGCGCCCCGGCGGGACGCTCTACGGCCGCCTGACTGCGTGA
- a CDS encoding Phage prohead protease (Modular protein) has product MKRQLDLETKFTPAPSDAGVFRGYAATFGAKDSYGDIVAPGAFKASLAQHKAAGTRPLMLWQHRVDEPIGVWTGIREDMAGLMVEGSLVTDTPEGGKAYSLLKAGALNGLSIGFRTRKAKAMPGGGRLLEEIDLVEISLVSLPSNPTARVTDVRAEIPSAISAAELAAFFRACARHFGE; this is encoded by the coding sequence ATGAAACGGCAACTCGACCTTGAAACCAAGTTCACCCCCGCTCCCTCGGACGCGGGGGTTTTTCGTGGGTACGCCGCCACCTTCGGCGCGAAAGACAGCTACGGCGATATCGTCGCGCCCGGTGCCTTCAAGGCGTCGCTCGCCCAGCACAAAGCGGCGGGAACCCGCCCGCTCATGCTGTGGCAACACCGGGTTGATGAGCCCATCGGGGTGTGGACCGGCATCCGCGAAGACATGGCGGGCCTGATGGTCGAGGGCAGCCTTGTGACCGACACCCCCGAAGGCGGGAAAGCCTATTCGCTGCTGAAAGCAGGGGCCTTGAACGGCCTGAGCATCGGCTTCCGCACCCGAAAGGCTAAGGCCATGCCGGGCGGCGGGCGGCTGCTGGAAGAGATCGACCTTGTGGAAATTTCACTCGTCAGTTTGCCGAGCAACCCGACTGCCCGCGTGACCGACGTTCGGGCGGAGATCCCCTCCGCGATCAGTGCGGCAGAGTTGGCCGCTTTCTTCCGCGCGTGCGCGCGGCATTTCGGAGAATGA
- a CDS encoding hypothetical protein (Evidence 5 : No homology to any previously reported sequences): protein MEQILNMVLIEALYRHVNAMDGYSNEVVEPLRAILAMLPGLDLSPEARDTVARGLTRIIEAVEMRPDTPRKPVLTVVTAGGITAA, encoded by the coding sequence ATGGAACAGATCCTCAACATGGTTCTGATCGAGGCCCTATATCGGCACGTCAACGCGATGGACGGCTATTCCAACGAGGTGGTGGAGCCGCTGCGCGCCATCCTCGCGATGCTGCCGGGATTGGACCTCTCGCCCGAAGCCCGCGACACCGTGGCACGTGGCCTCACGCGCATCATCGAAGCCGTGGAGATGCGCCCCGACACGCCCCGCAAGCCGGTCCTGACTGTGGTGACGGCGGGCGGGATCACCGCAGCCTGA
- a CDS encoding Phage major capsid protein, HK97 family (fragment), which yields MKLEIETRAEAEDHDDGGMMEIRAAVENFTSTANTRLASFEEGMNELRSRLDRTETALRRPGTQEQRNDGPALETRAFEAFIRRGAERMAPEEIRSLAVSPDTAGGYTAPPQFVAELLRNLVQFSPIRSVARVANTSAQTVLLPKRTGTMTAHWVGETEARTGTGPTFGQNGYPVRELACYVDVSNSLLEDSALDIAAELAFDFAEEFGKAEGTAFVNGSGPLEPAGFMQHADIAFDKSGNASTITGDGLIAMYHNLPSVYRANAVWVMNSATLATVRSLKTAQGDYLLITGGLGNAPTTTLLGRPVLEAPDMPDIAGNAYPVAFGDYGNGFRIFDRVALSVLRDPYSQATNGMTRFHARRRVAAGVAKAEAIRKLKIAA from the coding sequence ATGAAGTTGGAGATCGAAACCCGCGCCGAAGCCGAAGACCACGACGACGGCGGCATGATGGAAATCCGCGCGGCGGTGGAGAACTTCACCAGCACCGCGAACACCCGCCTCGCCTCTTTCGAGGAAGGCATGAACGAGCTGCGGAGCCGCCTGGACCGCACCGAAACCGCCCTGCGTCGCCCCGGCACCCAGGAACAACGCAACGATGGCCCGGCGCTCGAAACCCGCGCGTTCGAGGCGTTCATTCGTCGCGGCGCGGAACGCATGGCCCCGGAGGAGATTCGCTCCCTCGCCGTCAGCCCGGACACTGCCGGCGGCTACACCGCGCCGCCGCAGTTCGTCGCCGAGCTTCTGCGCAATCTCGTGCAGTTCTCTCCGATCCGTTCGGTTGCCCGCGTGGCGAACACCTCGGCGCAGACCGTTCTTCTGCCGAAGCGCACCGGCACCATGACCGCGCATTGGGTGGGCGAGACCGAGGCCCGCACCGGCACCGGCCCGACCTTCGGGCAGAACGGCTACCCCGTGCGCGAGCTGGCTTGCTATGTGGACGTGTCCAACAGCCTCCTGGAAGACAGCGCCCTCGATATCGCGGCAGAACTGGCCTTCGACTTCGCCGAGGAATTCGGCAAGGCGGAGGGCACCGCGTTCGTGAACGGCTCCGGCCCGCTGGAACCCGCCGGGTTCATGCAGCATGCCGACATCGCGTTCGACAAGTCGGGCAATGCCTCGACCATCACCGGGGATGGCCTGATCGCGATGTACCACAACCTTCCCTCGGTCTATCGGGCGAACGCCGTCTGGGTGATGAACTCCGCCACCCTCGCGACCGTCCGTTCCCTGAAGACCGCACAGGGCGATTACCTGCTGATTACCGGTGGCCTCGGCAACGCCCCGACCACCACCCTGTTGGGCCGTCCGGTCCTTGAAGCGCCCGATATGCCTGATATCGCCGGAAATGCCTACCCGGTGGCCTTCGGCGACTACGGCAACGGCTTCCGCATCTTCGACCGCGTGGCCCTCTCGGTGCTGCGCGATCCCTACTCGCAGGCTACCAACGGCATGACCCGCTTCCATGCCCGCCGTCGCGTCGCTGCTGGCGTGGCGAAGGCCGAAGCAATCCGCAAGCTCAAGATCGCGGCCTAA
- a CDS encoding Portal protein-like protein encodes MFERLKQAMGLETKAAGGLADPATLALLGGLGPTAAGVSVTPSTALRCPAVFASVKVLAESVASLPVHVYRRTEDGGRERASDHPLEAVLNDAANPWTPASEFRLLMTTALALNGNCYAYANRDRDGRVVELIPLDASAVSVSRNSTTLEPIYRVTEANNQVHEYGRSEIFHVRGIGTSMLTGDSPVLAGREAIGIALAGEILAGSLMANGAQPAGMLKHPKKLAKEILDRLRVAWDSRYTGADKVGKTIILEDGMEFQQLGMTSVDAQFLEQRRFQLEEVARLWRVPLTLLGNLDRATHSNAEQLGQQFLSYCLMPILRLWQDALRLTCLSPEERRDHYVEFLVDDLARADLTARFEAYSKAINSGVLSPNEARGMENRGPYAGGETYMRPVNTAPAPTSGGNKQEAA; translated from the coding sequence GTGTTCGAGCGACTGAAACAGGCGATGGGACTGGAGACGAAAGCGGCGGGCGGCTTGGCCGACCCGGCGACGCTTGCGCTTCTCGGCGGCCTTGGGCCGACTGCTGCGGGGGTGTCCGTGACGCCCTCGACGGCTCTGCGCTGCCCGGCGGTCTTCGCCTCCGTGAAGGTGCTTGCCGAGAGCGTGGCGAGCCTGCCGGTTCACGTCTACCGGCGCACCGAGGACGGCGGGCGCGAGCGTGCCAGCGATCACCCGCTTGAGGCGGTCCTGAACGACGCGGCGAACCCGTGGACCCCGGCGAGCGAGTTTCGCTTGTTGATGACCACCGCGCTGGCCTTGAACGGCAACTGCTACGCCTATGCGAACCGCGACCGCGACGGACGGGTGGTGGAGTTGATCCCGCTCGACGCCTCCGCCGTGTCGGTGTCGCGGAACAGCACGACGCTTGAACCGATCTACCGCGTGACCGAAGCCAACAACCAAGTGCACGAGTACGGGCGCAGCGAGATTTTCCACGTTCGCGGCATCGGCACTTCCATGCTGACAGGCGATTCCCCGGTCCTGGCGGGGCGCGAGGCAATCGGCATCGCGTTGGCCGGTGAAATCCTCGCCGGATCGCTGATGGCGAACGGGGCGCAGCCTGCGGGCATGCTGAAGCATCCGAAGAAGTTGGCGAAGGAAATCTTGGACCGCCTACGGGTGGCGTGGGACAGCCGCTACACGGGCGCTGACAAGGTGGGAAAGACCATCATCTTGGAAGACGGGATGGAGTTTCAGCAACTCGGCATGACCTCGGTTGATGCGCAGTTTCTTGAACAACGCCGGTTCCAACTTGAGGAAGTCGCGCGCCTCTGGCGTGTGCCACTGACCCTGCTCGGCAATCTCGACCGCGCGACGCACAGCAACGCCGAACAGCTTGGGCAGCAGTTCCTTTCATACTGCCTCATGCCGATCCTGCGGCTCTGGCAGGACGCGCTCCGCCTGACCTGCCTCAGTCCTGAGGAGCGCCGCGACCACTACGTTGAATTCCTGGTGGACGACCTTGCCCGCGCCGACCTCACCGCCCGGTTCGAGGCGTACTCGAAGGCGATCAACTCGGGTGTGCTGAGTCCCAACGAGGCGCGAGGTATGGAGAATCGCGGACCCTACGCGGGCGGCGAAACCTACATGCGCCCGGTCAATACCGCCCCGGCCCCGACCTCCGGCGGCAACAAGCAGGAGGCCGCATGA
- a CDS encoding hypothetical protein (Evidence 5 : No homology to any previously reported sequences) has product MRLVLHGALAQYGGPYTLAVQTPRQAVRLIGAQIPGFLAGSTVLSSGLVLGDEVSGAIANLAVTQALKGVTDADAQEYSDED; this is encoded by the coding sequence ATGCGATTGGTTCTTCATGGAGCGCTCGCCCAATATGGCGGGCCGTACACGCTTGCCGTACAGACTCCGCGCCAAGCCGTGCGGCTGATCGGCGCTCAGATTCCGGGGTTCCTCGCCGGATCCACCGTCCTGTCTTCCGGCCTCGTCCTTGGCGATGAGGTGTCCGGGGCTATTGCCAACCTCGCCGTGACCCAAGCCCTAAAGGGCGTTACCGACGCCGATGCGCAGGAGTATTCCGATGAAGATTGA
- a CDS encoding conserved hypothetical protein (Evidence 4 : Homologs of previously reported genes of unknown function) — protein MNITYDPPKRLANLDKHGMDFADLEDGVFFLNALVVPANQGRFKAIGRFEDGAIAVVFAVLGTEGLAIISMRPASKKERSLFDAHHP, from the coding sequence ATGAACATCACCTACGATCCTCCGAAGCGGCTCGCCAACCTCGACAAGCACGGGATGGATTTCGCCGATCTGGAGGACGGGGTGTTCTTCCTGAACGCGCTCGTGGTGCCCGCGAACCAAGGGCGGTTCAAGGCCATCGGACGATTCGAGGACGGTGCCATAGCTGTGGTGTTCGCCGTGCTCGGAACCGAGGGGCTTGCCATCATCAGCATGCGGCCCGCGAGCAAGAAGGAAAGGAGCCTGTTCGATGCCCATCACCCGTAA
- a CDS encoding hypothetical protein (Evidence 5 : No homology to any previously reported sequences), with translation MLPSPKLARDRTNTAQSCRFSHTGFETGSGITREIESGFNAPISAEIDSTATPTKPKDMRALMAQQIEDMKRHHPNEATGCNMFCTWMRKGEIHTQDEGAIP, from the coding sequence TTGCTACCTTCGCCGAAGCTCGCCAGGGACCGCACCAACACCGCGCAATCCTGTCGTTTTTCACATACAGGGTTCGAGACTGGCTCTGGCATTACGCGCGAGATCGAGAGCGGCTTCAACGCCCCGATCTCTGCCGAAATCGATAGCACCGCCACGCCCACCAAGCCCAAAGACATGCGGGCGCTCATGGCTCAACAGATTGAGGACATGAAGCGCCACCATCCGAACGAAGCGACCGGCTGTAACATGTTCTGCACCTGGATGCGGAAGGGAGAAATCCACACGCAGGACGAAGGGGCAATCCCGTAA
- a CDS encoding conserved exported hypothetical protein (Evidence 4 : Homologs of previously reported genes of unknown function), with translation MKRLIAVGMCLLAAACATQRFGRATPLSETEKQEFTCKDIKLDIARTQEFLMNVKMSRHDTNGAHVLGFLGDFGIGNVMEGDAAELSGETRLKQLQDLKAQKQCESEA, from the coding sequence ATGAAAAGACTGATTGCAGTGGGCATGTGTCTGCTGGCTGCCGCGTGCGCGACGCAGCGGTTCGGGAGGGCTACGCCCCTTTCGGAGACGGAAAAGCAGGAGTTCACCTGCAAAGATATCAAGCTCGATATCGCTCGGACCCAAGAATTCCTGATGAACGTGAAGATGTCCCGCCACGATACCAACGGCGCGCACGTTCTCGGTTTCCTGGGAGACTTCGGGATTGGGAATGTCATGGAAGGTGACGCGGCCGAGCTATCCGGCGAAACCCGGCTAAAGCAGTTGCAAGACCTCAAGGCGCAGAAGCAGTGCGAGTCCGAGGCGTAA
- a CDS encoding conserved hypothetical protein (Evidence 4 : Homologs of previously reported genes of unknown function), translating into MPITRKDYTDADMAVVSDNPEWTEADFKNAKPFADAFPELARKLRGRPKSEDPKRQVTLRLDADVLEHFRAGGPGWQSRINANLRKVAGLK; encoded by the coding sequence ATGCCCATCACCCGTAAGGACTACACCGACGCCGATATGGCGGTCGTGTCGGATAACCCGGAATGGACCGAGGCTGACTTCAAGAACGCCAAGCCGTTTGCCGATGCGTTCCCCGAACTTGCCCGCAAGCTGCGCGGGCGTCCAAAGTCCGAAGATCCGAAGCGGCAGGTAACGCTGCGCCTCGATGCCGACGTGCTGGAACATTTCCGCGCGGGCGGTCCGGGTTGGCAGAGCCGCATCAACGCCAATCTTCGAAAGGTCGCTGGGCTGAAATAG
- a CDS encoding hypothetical protein (Evidence 5 : No homology to any previously reported sequences), whose amino-acid sequence MQEHAFLALILAAYFLPALIGYARHHLNAHAIAVLNITLGWTALGWIAALVWAMTNAKKRKRGELCSRCGGRVESFAEVCPHCGATFTE is encoded by the coding sequence ATGCAGGAACACGCCTTCCTCGCCTTGATCCTTGCCGCCTACTTCCTCCCGGCTCTCATCGGCTATGCACGGCATCACCTGAACGCGCACGCGATTGCCGTGCTGAACATCACACTCGGCTGGACGGCGCTTGGATGGATCGCAGCCTTGGTGTGGGCGATGACGAACGCGAAGAAACGCAAGCGCGGCGAACTCTGCTCGCGCTGCGGCGGGAGAGTCGAATCCTTCGCCGAGGTGTGCCCGCACTGCGGAGCAACATTTACTGAATAG